Proteins encoded in a region of the Triplophysa dalaica isolate WHDGS20190420 chromosome 10, ASM1584641v1, whole genome shotgun sequence genome:
- the LOC130429851 gene encoding natural killer cell receptor 2B4-like: MPSTGLLKINLCENISVTAGVFTDEVKSVSVMEGDSVTLHIDLTRIQKSDVIVWNFGSQDSHIAKISREANKVSVYEDVHYGMFRDRLQVDVQTGSLTITNITTQHSGLYHITISGQKKTSYTFNITVYTHLPVPDISSYCPKNSPSSSSSNCSVLCSVMNVTNVSLSWYKGKSLLSSISVSDLNIRLSLPLEVEYQDTNTYRCVINNPITNQTTHLDINQHCQPCSGESHVMFVFIQ; the protein is encoded by the exons TTTACTTAAGATTAATTTGTGTGAAAACATCTCTGTGACTGCAGGTGTGTttacagatgaagtgaagtcagtgtcagtgatggagggagattctgttactctacacattGATCTTACTCGTATACAGAAAAGTGATGTGATTGTGTGGAACTTTGGCTCTCAAGATTCTCATATAGCTAAAATCAGCAGAGAAGCCAACAAAGTCTCAGTATATGAGGATGTTCATTATGGGatgttcagagacagactgcaggtggatgttcagactggatctctcaccatcacaaacatcacaactcaacactctggactttatcacATAACCATCAGCGGCCAAAAAAAGACGTCATACACATTCAACATCACTGTCTATA CTCATCTTCCTGTTCCTGACATCAGCAGTTACTGTCCAAAAAACTCACCATCATCCTCAAGCTCAAattgttctgtgttgtgttcagtgatgaatgtgacaaatgtgagtctctcctggtacaaaggaaagagtttattgtccagcatcagtgtgtctgatctcaacatcagactctctctacctctggaggtggaatatcaggatacaaacacatacagatgtgtcatcaacaatcccatcactAACCAGACTACACATCTAGACATCAATCAACACTGTCAGCCGTGTTCAGGCGAGTcacatgtgatgtttgtgtttattcaatAG